One part of the Amaranthus tricolor cultivar Red isolate AtriRed21 chromosome 16, ASM2621246v1, whole genome shotgun sequence genome encodes these proteins:
- the LOC130803113 gene encoding uncharacterized protein LOC130803113, which yields METVAFRFSAGSISRACSLIEKPGLAPRPTVIRSNFQALTLGKLTSSSKPARLVVSCAKTSETTVSSKSDVPLDEKSKGLIEKNAFRTTFPSAFEALLLEVCDETSVAEVQLKVGDFEMHLKRNVGAVVTPIPIAPPVPSEPMDQLAPVAPSTSAPKPSSEKASPFVSTSSAASSKLAALEASGANGFKLVTSPTVGSFRRGRTVKGKKQPPNCKQGDLIKEGQVIGYIDQFGTELPVKSDVAGEVLKLLFEEGEAIGYGDPLIAVLPSFHGLS from the exons ATGGAGACTGTTGCTTTCCGTT TTTCTGCTGGCAGCATTTCACGTGCGTGTTCTTTAATTGAGAAGCCAGGTCTGGCTCCCCGTCCTACTGTAATTCGGTCCAATTTCCAGGCCCTCACTCTTGGAAAGCTTACTTCTTCCTCAAAGCCTGCAAGATTGGTAGTGTCATGTGCAAAGACATCTGAAACAACTGTGTCTTCCAAGTCTGATG TTCCACTCGATGAAAAATCAAAAGGTTTGATTGAGAAGAATGCTTTCCGCACCACTTTCCCTAGCGCATTTGAG GCATTGCTCTTGGAGGTTTGTGATGAAACAAGTGTTGCAGAAGTACAACTAAAG GTCGGAGATTTTGAAATGCATCTAAAGAGAAATGTCGGAGCTGTAGTTACTCCAATTCCAATTGCACCACCTGTTCCAAGTGAACCCATGGATCAACTAGCTCCTGTTGCACCGTCAACGTCTGCTCCAAAGCCCTCTTCTGAAAAGGCGAGTCCTTTTGTTAGTACCTCCTCAGCGGCATCTTCAAAATTGGCTGCTCTTGAAGCCTCGGGAGCCAATGGATTTAAATTAGTGACATCACCAACA GTGGGCTCATTTAGGAGAGGAAGAACAGTAAAGGGGAAAAAACAACCTCCTAATTGTAAGCAG GGTGATTTAATCAAGGAGGGACAAGTGATTGGCTACATTGATCAATTTGGAACCGAGCTTCCTGTCAAG TCGGATGTAGCTGGTGAAGTCTTGAAGCTGCTTTTCGAAGAAGGCG AAGCTATTGGGTACGGTGACCCCCTCATTGCGGTTTTGCCATCATTTCACGGCCTCAGTTGA
- the LOC130803102 gene encoding protein RETICULATA-RELATED 6, chloroplastic-like, which produces MKLQAQPIGTHYNPCLLHCRYLSTDNSQLPVKNHVFRRNSTNNFRISVRHSVDNENSEKVSHGRRAIILTPLVAVGVSFLRSAVVKADEKLPESVVVAHPVEKVEEKIEEISSRIYDATSIGEPLAVGKDKSKVWEKVMNARVVYLGEAEQVPIRDDKELELEIVKSLRKRCVDSNRSLSLALEAFPYELQEQLDQFMDRRIDGDTLRKYTTHWPPERWQEYEALLNYCRDNSIRLVACGAPLEVMRTVQAEGIRGLSEADRKKYTPPAGSGFISGVNAFSRKASKESISLNEALTFGPSSYLTVQAKVVEDYNMAQAILQAVVEGGPSGLLVVITGASHVMYGPRGTGIPARISKKMQKKNQVVILLNPERQSMRREGEVPVADFLWYSAARPCSRNCFDRAEIARVMNAAGRRKDALPQDLQKGLDLGLVSPEVLQNFFDLEQYPLISELTHRFQGFRERLLADPKFLNRLAIEELISMTTTLAAQYEKRKENFFLELDYVITDTVRGAVVDFFTVWLPAPTLSFLSFSDEMGMSDSMDSIKGLLGSIPDNAFQKSPVGKNWNLTHRLASVLFGGLKLAGVGFVSSIGAVASSNMLYSFRKFLNPSLVTDQKIKRSPILKTAVVYSSFLGISANIRYQIIAGVIEHRISELLPSQTLLINMLSFCARVVNSYWGTQQWIDLARYTGLQTRKTESSLDASDSVEVSPIKCNGSDETNVNDINNQ; this is translated from the exons ATGAAGCTTCAAGCTCAGCCGATAGGTACTCACTACAATCCTTGTTTACTCCATTGCCGTTATCTTTCGACGGATAATTCTCAACTTCCGGTAAAAAATCATGTGTTTAGGAGAAATTCAACCAATAATTTCCGGATATCAGTTCGTCATTCCGTTGATAATGAGAATTCCGAGAAAGTTAGCCACGGAAGAAGAGCTATTATTCTCACTCCATTGGTAGCAGTTGGAGTTAGTTTTCTTCGATCGGCGGTGGTTAAGGCGGATGAGAAGCTTCCAGAATCTGTGGTTGTTGCTCATCCGGTGGAGAAGGTGGAGGAGAAGATAGAGGAGATATCGTCTAGGATTTACGATGCTACGTCAATTGGAGAACCTTTGGCGGTCGGAAAGGATAAGAGTAAAGTTTGGGAGAAGGTGATGAATGCGAGAGTTGTTTATTTAGGTGAAGCGGAGCAGGTTCCGATTCGCGATGATAAGGAATTGGAGCTGGAAATTGTTAAGAGTTTAAGGAAGAGATGTGTTGATAGTAATAGAAGTTTATCTTTAGCACTCGAAGCGTTTCCATATGAACTGCAGGAGCAGCTTGATCAGTTTATGGATAGAAG GATTGATGGGGACACCTTGAGGAAATATACAACACACTGGCCACCTGAACGATGGCAAGAATATGAGGCTCTTTTAAACTACTGCCGTGATAATTCTATTCGCCTGGTTGCTTGTGGTGCTCCACTTGAG GTGATGAGGACCGTCCAAGCTGAAGGCATTCGTGGGCTTTCAGAAGCTGATCGTAAAAAGTACACTCCTCCTGCTGGCTCAGGATTTATATCGGGCGTTAATGCCTTTTCTCGTAAAGCATCGAAAGAATCAATATCTTTAAATGAGGCATTAACTTTTGGTCCAAGCTCGTATCTCACAGTACAAGCTAAGGTGGTTGAGGATTATAATATGGCTCAGGCCATTCTGCAAGCAGTGGTAGAAGGAGGACCTTCTGGTTTGCTCGTTGTTATCACAGGTGCTAGTCATGTCATGTATGGACCTCGAGGCACTGGGATTCCAGCAAGAATATCAAAGAAGATGCAAAAGAAGAACCAAGTTGTCATACTACTCAATCCTGAAAGGCAATCTATGAGAAGAGAGGGAGAAGTTCCTGTGGCTGATTTCTTGTGGTATTCTGCTGCTAGACCATGCAGTAGGAATTGTTTTGATCGAGCTGAAATTGCACGTGTAATGAATGCTGCTGGCAGGAGAAAAGACGCTCTTCCTCAG GACCTTCAGAAAGGGCTTGATCTTGGTCTTGTGTCTCCAGAGGTGCTACAAAACTTCTTTGATTTGGAACAATATCCTCTCATATCTGAACTTACTCATCGGTTCCAG GGTTTCAGAGAAAGGCTGTTAGCAGATCCTAAATTTTTGAACAGATTAGCTATTGAAGAACTAATATCAATGACGACAACTTTGGCGGCACAGTATGAGAAACGCAAAGAAAACTTTTTCCTGGAACTTGACTATGTCATTACTGACACTGTCAGGGGTGCTGTAGTTGATTTTTTTACTGTGTGGCTTCCAGCCCCTACTCTTTCTTTCTTATCTTTTAGTGATGAGATGGGTATGTCTGACAGTATGGATTCTATTAAGGGTTTGCTGGGATCCATCCCAGACAATGCTTTTCAAAAAAGTCCTGTTGGGAAGAACTGGAATCTGACACATCGGCTTGCATCAGTACTATTTGGTGGGCTGAAACTGGCTGGAGTTGGGTTTGTGTCTAGCATTGGTGCTGTTGCTTCTTCAAATATGCTATATTCTTTCCGTAAATTCCTCAATCCATCTCTGGTCACAGACCAAAAGATCAAAAGATCACCTATTCTCAAAACTGCTGTTGTATACAGTAGCTTTCTTGGAATATCAGCAAATATACGGTATCAG ATTATTGCAGGTGTGATTGAACATCGAATATCCGAGCTTCTTCCCTCTCAAACATTGCTTATAAATATGCTATCTTTTTGTGCAAGGGTGGTCAATTCCTATTGGGGCACCCAG CAATGGATTGATTTGGCTCGTTATACGGGGCTGCAAACTCGCAAGACTGAGTCATCTCTTGATGCTTCTGATTCAGTTGAAGTTTCTCCCATCAAATGCAATGGCTCAGATGAGACCAACGTCAATGACATTAACAATCAGTGA
- the LOC130803118 gene encoding heavy metal-associated isoprenylated plant protein 45 produces the protein MTNIVELKVGLHCEECIKKILKAIKKIEEIETYNVDTQLNKVTVTGNVTEEKVIRVIHKIGKTASSWDDRQQENSMSAGYNM, from the exons ATGACAAAT ATTGTTGAGTTGAAAGTGGGATTACATTGTGAAGAATGcatcaaaaaaatattgaagGCCATTAAAAAGATTGAAG AAATTGAGACATACAACGTTGATACACAACTTAACAAAGTCACGGTGACTGGGAATGTGACAGAGGAGAAAGTTATACGAGTTATTCATAAAATTGGGAAGACTGCTAGCAGTTGGGACGATCGCCAACAGGAAAACAGTATGTCTGCAGGATATAATATGTGA
- the LOC130803117 gene encoding protein EARLY RESPONSIVE TO DEHYDRATION 15-like, translating to MDVLHPQKPPQSSRLNPNAPVFIPMKSYQTIEDFSDQWWELVHSSPFFRDYWLQDCFEDVDDGVFDPSDDLDLPDFDDLFDQDLQNHEMKMEEQKKKGNKDLISMAALKWSESGGRTMEAPRMFEKVPKIVKGVKLSPRTIHQPR from the exons ATGGATGTGCTTCATCCTCAAAAACCTCCTCAGTCATCAAGATTAAACCCTAACGCTCCCGTTTTCATCCCTATGAAATCCTACCAAACGATCGAAGATTTCTCCGATCAGTGGTGGGAGCTTGTTCACTCTTCTCCCTTCTTCCGTGACTACTGGCTTCAAGATTGCTTCGAGGACGTTGACGATGGAGTTTTCGATCCTTCTGATGATCTTGATCTCCCTGATTTCGATGATCTCTTCGATCAAGATCTCCAGAATC ATGAGATGAAAATGGAGGAGCAAAAGAAGAAAGGAAATAAGGATTTGATTTCAATGGCGGCGTTGAAATGGAGTGAATCTGGAGGTAGAACAATGGAAGCGCCGAGGATGTTCGAGAAAGTTCCGAAGATTGTGAAGGGAGTCAAATTGAGTCCGAGGACGATTCACCAACCGCGTTAG
- the LOC130803108 gene encoding staphylococcal-like nuclease CAN2 produces the protein MGNVLRLLYKHCCEPTTSNSQSLGPHGVSAQNAGVSALARDLLHFEVTSQVPEGLSKHVVSSKKAQSNWFKKLLQAWKEANPPPQTPEETARLVIATLKRHQKADVEGLLAFYNLPFPHTLVELSSGVPSTYPDGVKYELHTLPVDAKAVADGDTITVYVSTANPRESASVPREVQVAAIQRSKARADRDYAKADSLHKKIIDHNYRVIPIHNEEVLAKKYRIRLRGIDAPESAMPYGKQAKEELTNLVQGKSLRVLVYGEDRYNRCVGDVYCNGIFAQEMMLKKGCAWHYTAYDRRAELANWEKQARAKRVGLWASKNPEEPWKWRKQKREGR, from the exons ATGGGAAACGTCCTACGACTTTTGTACAAGCATTGTTGTGAGCCGACTACCTCCAACTCGCAGTCGCTTGGGCCACACGGTGTTTCCGCCCAAAACGCTGGAGTTTCGGCCCTTGCCCGTGATCTCCTTCACTTTGAGGTCACATCCCAG GTACCTGAAGGGCTCAGTAAACATGTTGTATCATCCAAAAAAGCTCAGTCTAACTG GTTTAAGAAGCTTCTACAGGCATGGAAGGAAGCCAATCCTCCACCACAAACCCCAGAGGAAACCGCAAGGCTCGTAATAGCAACCTTGAAAAGGCACCAGAAGGCAGACGTCGAG GGATTACTTGCCTTCTACAACCTGCCATTTCCGCATACACTAGTCGAGCTCTCCTCTGGAGTTCCCTCGACGTACCCTGATGGGGTTAAGTACGAGCTCCACACTTTACCT GTGGATGCAAAGGCGGTAGCAGACGGAGATACCATAACAGTATATGTAAGTACTGCCAATCCTAGAGAATCCGCTTCGGTTCCTAGAGAAGTGCAGGTTGCGGCAATACAAAGATCAAAGGCGCGTGCCGATAGAGATTATGCTAAGGCGGATTCACTCCATAAGAAAATTATCGATCACAATTACAGGGTTATTCCTATTCATAATGAAGAGGTTCTAGCAAAAAAGTATCGGATTCGACTAAG GGGAATAGATGCACCCGAAAGCGCAATGCCATACGGAAAGCAGGCGAAAGAGGAGCTAACCAACCTTGTACAAGGAAAAAGTTTACGGGTTCTCGTATATGGAGAGGATCGTTATAATCGGTGTGTAGGAGATGTGTACTGCAATGGCATATTTGCACAG GAAATGATGCTAAAGAAAGGATGTGCATGGCACTACACAGCCTATGATCGCCGCGCAGAATTAGCTAAC TGGGAAAAACAAGCACGGGCTAAGCGAGTTGGCCTATGGGCTTCAAAGAATCCGGAAGAACCATGGAAATGGAGAAAACAGAAACGTGaaggaagataa
- the LOC130803116 gene encoding uncharacterized protein LOC130803116, protein MGRSLPCTSGLKNFARLISSERFIPPIQVKPTLNNKVSVSISKSPKQPTKVTRVDSAQLSQKMESNSVTQTRVPLGEVVSDCVKRWFQDTLKDAKAGDISMQILVGQMYNSGYGVRKDTEKGRTWIMKASKNRSSAWKVRDKQPGYNVSDSESQDLKDTRS, encoded by the exons ATGGGAAGATCTTTGCCCTGCACATCAGGCTTGAAGAATTTTGCAAGATTAATCTCATCAGAAAGATTCATCCCACCAATACAAGTAAAACCCACTTTAAACAACAAAGTTTCTGTATCAATTTCAAAGTCACCCAAACAACCCACAAAAGTTACCCGAGTTGACTCAGCTCAACTCAGTCAAAAGATGGAGAGTAACTCGGTGACCCAGACCCGAGTTCCCTTAGGGGAAGTTGTATCTGATTGTGTGAAAAGGTGGTTTCAAGATACACTTAAGGACGCCAAAGCTGGTGATATTTCTATGCAGATTTTGGTGGGTCAAATGTATAATAGTGGTTATGGTGTTCGTAAGGATACTGAAAAA GGGCGTACTTGGATTATGAAAGCTTCAAAAAACAGGTCCTCTGCGTGGAAAGTGAGGGATAAACAACCAG GTTACAATGTAAGTGACTCAGAGTCGCAAGATCTAAAGGATACGAGGAGCTAA
- the LOC130802461 gene encoding uncharacterized protein LOC130802461, which yields MASTSCKNNDIWSWIQNLPPSTQWNKDSMSICIYSSNTSLATLNLNITKNITKHPSTQSISLALFANFNIPISLWISKPFHVSKTSPNILSDENTTSILISSFIQDVLEYGSTKQTCPINIQDISPQSNLQHIFNVSFLTLAFIVCIYEAPFDLRFDCLRSIKDELSTSQARESFKLLIRLLGSSNEEQWMRCLNLGVTNWKMALKAANCVLKGPCPLFSHGFSTLGLWKVQLYCPIITMEIENTNGLVDERLEFSLNYHQLEGVIQLNYKVIVRDEWIEVMVNIDNIRLDVIRLINEKLLHNRGAGTSEKHFPSRISLKLSPCPSPQIKILSISVNKSSENPTKEIGLEKTIEGSFEPLHKVGLNISAGESTTTAFTPWKFEETVKGDSGGLNWFLYDSKDGSEVFSSKPSILTLFKPKAWFRHRYSSAYRAFTRQGGVIFAGDQYGQTVCWKVDRSVLGKTSMEWEIAGCIGLTYWPNRYRTFYNETRRAEFREILHLDLV from the exons atggctTCAACTTCTTGCAAAAACAATGACATATGGTCATGGATCCAAAATCTTCCACCATCAACTCAATGGAACAAAGATTCCATGTCAATATGTATATACTCATCAAACACATCCTTAGCAACTCTTAACCTAAACATAAcaaaaaacataacaaaacaCCCATCAACCCAATCAATTTCCTTAGCTCTTTTTGCTAACTTTAACATCCCAATTTCACTTTGGATCTCAAAACCATTTCATGTATCAAAAACATCCCCAAACATCCTAAGTGATGAAAACACAACAAGCATTCTCATATCAAGTTTTATCCAAGATGTTCTAGAGTATGGATCAACAAAACAAACATGCCCTATAAACATACAAGACATAAGTCCTCAATCTAACTTACAACACATCTTCAATGTTTCATTCCTTACACTTGCTTTCATAGTTTGCATATACGAAGCGCCTTTCGATCTTCGATTTGATTGCCTTAGATCTATAAAAGACGAGTTATCAACTTCTCAAGCTCGCGAATCTTTTAAGCTACTCATAAGGCTTTTAGGATCAAGCAATGAGGAGCAATGGATGAGATGCCTAAATCTTGGTGTCACAAATTGGAAAATGGCACTAAAGGCAGCTAATTGTGTACTTAAAGGACCTTGTCCATTGTTTTCTCATGGGTTTTCAACTCTTGGGTTATGGAAAGTTCAACTATATTGTCCTATTATAACTATGGAAATTGAGAACACAAATGGTTTAGTTGATGAGCGTTTAGAATTTTCTTTAAACTATCACCAACTTGAGGGTGTCATACAACTCAATTATAAAGTTATTGTAAGAGATGAATGGATTGAAGTGATGGTAAACATTGATAATATAAG GCTAGATGTGATTCGACTAATAAATGAAAAACTCCTACACAATCGAGGAGCAGGGACATCAGAAAAACACTTCCCATCAAGAATCTCCCTCAAACTAAGCCCATGTCCATCACCACAAATCAAGATCCTTAGCATATCAGTAAACAAATCTTCCGAGAATCCCACAAAGGAAATCGGTCTAGAGAAGACAATCGAAGGTTCGTTCGAGCCATTACACAAAGTCGGACTCAATATATCAGCAGGCGAATCGACAACAACCGCCTTCACACCCTGGAAATTCGAGGAAACTGTGAAGGGTGACAGTGGTGGTTTGAACTGGTTTTTGTATGACAGTAAAGATGGGTCTGAAGTGTTTTCATCTAAGCCTTCTATATTGACATTGTTTAAGCCTAAGGCTTGGTTTAGGCATCGATATTCGAGTGCGTACCGAGCATTTACTAGACAGGGTGGGGTGATATTTGCTGGTGATCAGTATGGGCAGACTGTGTGTTGGAAGGTGGATAGGTCTGTTCTTGGGAAGACATCAATGGAATGGGAGATTGCTGGGTGTATTGGGTTGACATATTGGCCTAATAGGTATAGGACATTTTATAATGAGACTAGGAGGGCTGAGTTTAGAGAAATTTTGCACCTTGATCTTGTGTAG